A DNA window from Limnochordia bacterium contains the following coding sequences:
- a CDS encoding rRNA methyltransferase, which translates to MNPRIVRINTANNDFQHIEVISRNRRKRHQHGTFLVEGVQAINRAIAYHWAIDAFIYGPEADLSDWAISILQESPAKVHYQLHPALMEQLSDKENTSELLALVSIPVDDLSRIPITENFLGIILDRPTSPGNLGTIIRSCDSFSANGMVITGHSADLYDPQTIRASIGSIFTLPSVRAASYKDLIPWFAQIKKRYPNFQVIGSSAKATTDILEVDFTRPTAFVLGNETSGLSWNLRTLCDDLVRIPIYGSASSLNIACAASIFLYESNQQRRRK; encoded by the coding sequence ATGAACCCCCGGATTGTGCGCATAAATACAGCGAATAACGATTTTCAACATATCGAGGTCATCTCCAGAAATCGAAGGAAACGACACCAACATGGGACTTTCCTAGTGGAAGGTGTCCAGGCTATTAACCGAGCTATTGCTTACCATTGGGCAATCGATGCCTTTATCTACGGACCAGAAGCGGATCTCTCCGACTGGGCGATCAGTATTTTGCAGGAGTCCCCTGCCAAGGTCCACTACCAACTCCATCCCGCTCTGATGGAACAACTAAGTGACAAGGAGAACACCTCGGAACTCCTCGCCCTTGTATCCATACCAGTAGATGATCTCAGTCGCATCCCCATCACAGAGAATTTTCTCGGCATCATCTTAGATCGGCCCACTAGCCCTGGAAACCTCGGCACCATCATCCGCTCCTGTGACAGTTTCAGTGCAAATGGTATGGTCATTACGGGGCATAGCGCCGACCTTTACGATCCCCAAACCATCAGAGCCAGTATTGGTTCAATATTCACCTTGCCTTCGGTTCGGGCTGCCTCGTACAAAGACTTGATCCCTTGGTTTGCCCAGATTAAGAAACGTTACCCCAACTTTCAAGTTATCGGTTCTAGTGCAAAGGCAACAACGGACATTCTTGAAGTTGACTTTACCCGGCCTACCGCGTTTGTTTTAGGGAACGAAACCAGTGGCTTAAGTTGGAATCTCCGCACCTTGTGTGACGATCTAGTGCGCATCCCCATATACGGATCGGCATCTTCTTTGAATATTGCCTGCGCTGCATCGATTTTCCTATATGAGAGCAACCAGCAAAGGCGAAGGAAATAA
- a CDS encoding DUF1848 domain-containing protein encodes MIISASRRTDIPGFYADWFMNRLNEGYFIQVNPYNQHQRPIEVSPDTVDAFVFWTKHPAPLLPHLVELDDLGYRYYFQYTLNSYPEFFEPLVPPLDQRIATFHKLSAAIGSDKVLWRYDPIILSSATPQTYHLEQFEQIAESLAGYTCRCTISFLDVYTKIKPKLRRIEQEQGITITQEPSLSTRQDLVAALNRIGFSKGISLVSCAEPADTLGIPPGCCISYGLINQLFGLRLNTKKDPNQRPLCQCDQSIDIGMYDTCGFGCTYCYANHRKNIPIHNPLDPLLKPLT; translated from the coding sequence ATGATTATTAGTGCGAGCAGGAGAACGGATATTCCCGGGTTCTATGCTGATTGGTTCATGAACCGGCTAAACGAAGGTTACTTTATCCAAGTTAACCCGTATAACCAGCACCAACGGCCCATCGAAGTATCCCCGGACACGGTGGACGCCTTCGTCTTCTGGACCAAGCATCCCGCCCCCCTTCTTCCCCACTTGGTGGAGTTAGATGACTTAGGGTATCGCTATTATTTCCAGTACACATTGAACAGCTATCCTGAGTTTTTCGAGCCCTTGGTACCACCCCTTGACCAGAGAATCGCTACTTTCCACAAGCTAAGTGCCGCAATTGGTAGTGATAAGGTCCTCTGGCGCTATGACCCGATCATCTTAAGCAGCGCAACACCCCAGACTTACCATCTGGAGCAATTTGAACAGATCGCAGAGTCTCTAGCAGGATATACCTGCCGGTGCACCATTAGTTTCCTAGATGTCTACACCAAGATTAAGCCTAAACTAAGAAGGATCGAGCAGGAGCAAGGGATCACGATTACTCAAGAGCCTAGTCTTTCGACCCGACAAGACCTAGTGGCGGCCCTGAACCGGATTGGATTTAGCAAAGGTATTTCCCTTGTCTCCTGCGCTGAACCAGCGGATACCCTGGGTATACCCCCGGGCTGTTGCATTAGCTATGGGCTAATAAACCAACTATTTGGCCTACGACTTAACACCAAAAAAGATCCCAACCAAAGACCCCTGTGTCAGTGCGATCAATCGATAGATATCGGTATGTATGATACCTGCGGTTTTGGCTGCACCTATTGCTATGCCAACCACCGGAAGAATATCCCCATCCACAATCCCCTCGACCCATTGCTAAAGCCCCTTACCTGA
- a CDS encoding DUF3231 family protein: protein MIMTIKSKKTEERQKQLSVQEAFNLWDLLKAKYDALEQLGVYQQFAHDLDLQVILGRLIKTIDKNKEILESLMKQFAVRGPDQYRFPVDWAGNPEALRDEYMAINVLTQLQSRILTMLRAIRTSLVNEQIRGTILRMVKTEFELVETMIDYVKLKGWVATPPLYPSSPSHLKEIIDVSGVGHLWDHLTFRYDNIWQTKAFRELVHDGDFRILLERGLATLAKQVEVLETECKKFGITLPTRPSEVLSTPVSAEIVDDDKIYRNILAGLQGAMIMHAEAATHSLVNDRIRHLFQDLLLEELDMFDNFVKYGKVKSWLHPVPSYRAE from the coding sequence ATGATTATGACCATCAAATCAAAAAAAACAGAGGAAAGACAGAAGCAGCTTAGTGTGCAGGAGGCTTTTAATCTTTGGGATCTGCTAAAAGCCAAATACGATGCCCTTGAACAATTGGGGGTCTACCAACAGTTTGCCCATGATCTAGATTTGCAGGTCATCTTGGGTAGGCTGATCAAAACCATCGATAAGAACAAGGAGATCTTGGAGAGCCTAATGAAGCAGTTCGCGGTGCGGGGTCCTGACCAATACAGATTCCCCGTCGATTGGGCCGGTAACCCGGAAGCGTTGAGGGATGAATATATGGCTATAAACGTCCTAACCCAACTACAGAGCCGCATCCTTACCATGTTAAGGGCCATTCGGACTTCCTTAGTAAACGAGCAGATTAGGGGTACGATACTAAGAATGGTCAAAACGGAGTTTGAACTAGTGGAAACCATGATTGATTACGTAAAACTAAAGGGTTGGGTAGCCACACCACCCCTGTATCCGAGCAGTCCATCACACCTAAAAGAGATCATTGATGTGTCCGGGGTGGGCCACCTGTGGGACCACTTGACCTTCCGCTATGATAACATCTGGCAGACTAAGGCCTTCCGCGAGCTAGTGCACGATGGGGACTTCCGTATTCTGCTCGAACGGGGACTTGCCACTCTGGCCAAACAGGTGGAGGTACTGGAGACTGAGTGCAAGAAGTTTGGCATTACCCTACCCACACGACCATCCGAAGTACTCTCCACCCCTGTAAGTGCCGAGATCGTTGATGATGATAAAATCTACCGCAATATCCTGGCAGGGCTCCAGGGTGCCATGATCATGCATGCAGAAGCGGCTACCCACAGTTTAGTCAATGACCGTATTCGGCATCTGTTCCAGGATCTGCTACTAGAAGAACTGGATATGTTTGACAACTTCGTCAAGTATGGGAAAGTAAAAAGTTGGCTGCATCCGGTGCCCAGTTACCGGGCGGAATAG
- a CDS encoding DUF2961 domain-containing protein gives MRRRLICCLVLFLLIPFSLGERTSGAISSTEELIENLPWLMPNDFQGQFSSRDRTGGNQDWSDERQPHVGYLYKDGNERVLAELRGQGEINRFWFTGVDNIERIRIYLDDRTNPTYDLTVQELFSGTIDPFRHPWVSDELTSSGGFVSMMPLAFEEYCKVTVLGTPLYYQIGYKLTQGGQRQALPMGKSSVIRNEVVIEPGQSLQLADLQGAGLITELSFTVPGISVTEAPKGIPAHDDGYAFVEHSEFVVKIDADNAGVRLVRRFDYGIGDQTANVYVDDQLVGTWSTPGTATGYRWMDASFDIPPAFTEGKDSIHIRIEFVSAQIDWNEFYYWIYSVVGNELFLTDTLDVGDTLQEIGHKYRIYGRKWSGTRDYEYPPMEEQPDPTFMETLGNLWLEFNWDQQPFNAVSTPFHLFFASPVGPHPVDSAVTSVGNTATGDAEFRSLFPMPFGSNADLRLYNGKDEPVQLSYNIRFVEEPQIKEHLANGEIGHFYATYHQEKPTTPGRDYTVLKTDGYGKLVGVSMKLVGAGDCGYLEGDERICVDGLHTPSIYGTGTEDHFGGAWYFNRGPFTLPFYGAPSHSAIEGRYISSVYRFFLPDPVSFRSGISYTLEHGGLNDVPGDYESTVFWYGLAGNGLILSDRLLPGDETDRRAHHWQGKVEEFTLNSAFEGPVDRDFMTKTGTTGQETTSFKLRIESANQGVLLRRTSDQATAQEADINVDGAFVGTWFNPETNRNHRFADSDFFIPKAFTEGKTEITVEIVPKGPWTAFLYETHSLIKPEIDLVKPDAITDLVLDKQEGKLILRWSPSATAKSYRIYRALTPDFAPGPWLQVGQSYSSQWQGSPVPLADTEYYRVVAVSGFGVESAPSAAVEHMTDRTIWVEGEALQDINADAPFEIQGMDWVGPYWSKDKHLFFKPTEEGQWLEGTFHVPNTGTYEVAVYFTKAPDYGKINLLIDDQQIGEPWDGYAGGVLRSDRLVLGQIHLESGVHRLRLEAAGKNPSARGYFAGLDACELVLQN, from the coding sequence ATGAGACGGAGACTAATCTGCTGCTTAGTGTTGTTCTTACTGATACCCTTTAGTTTGGGAGAACGCACATCGGGAGCAATCTCTTCGACAGAAGAACTGATCGAGAATCTGCCGTGGTTGATGCCCAATGATTTCCAGGGCCAGTTCAGTAGCCGGGATCGCACAGGTGGAAATCAAGATTGGAGCGACGAGAGACAACCCCACGTGGGGTACCTGTATAAAGACGGTAATGAACGAGTATTAGCGGAACTACGAGGTCAAGGAGAGATAAACCGGTTCTGGTTTACCGGAGTTGATAACATAGAGCGGATTCGCATCTACCTAGATGATAGGACCAATCCTACATATGACCTGACCGTCCAGGAGCTGTTCTCAGGTACCATAGATCCTTTCCGCCACCCTTGGGTCTCTGATGAACTAACCTCCAGTGGCGGTTTTGTATCCATGATGCCCTTGGCTTTTGAGGAATACTGCAAGGTCACCGTCCTAGGCACTCCCCTCTACTACCAAATTGGCTATAAGCTGACCCAGGGGGGCCAGAGACAGGCATTGCCAATGGGTAAAAGTTCCGTCATCCGCAACGAGGTGGTAATTGAACCCGGACAATCTCTGCAGTTGGCTGACCTACAGGGAGCAGGTCTGATCACCGAGCTATCCTTTACCGTACCTGGAATCTCCGTAACAGAAGCACCCAAGGGGATTCCTGCCCATGATGATGGTTACGCTTTTGTGGAACATAGTGAGTTCGTGGTGAAGATTGATGCTGACAACGCTGGGGTTCGCCTGGTACGCCGATTTGACTATGGCATCGGGGATCAAACCGCGAATGTTTACGTAGATGACCAGCTGGTGGGAACCTGGAGTACTCCGGGGACAGCTACGGGTTACCGCTGGATGGACGCCAGTTTCGATATCCCCCCGGCATTTACCGAAGGTAAGGATTCAATCCACATCCGGATTGAGTTCGTCTCTGCCCAAATTGATTGGAACGAGTTCTATTATTGGATCTATTCCGTGGTTGGTAATGAGTTATTCCTCACCGATACCTTGGATGTGGGCGACACTCTCCAGGAAATCGGGCATAAGTATCGGATCTATGGACGGAAATGGTCCGGTACCAGGGATTATGAGTATCCCCCGATGGAAGAACAACCTGATCCAACCTTTATGGAGACCTTGGGAAATCTATGGCTTGAGTTCAACTGGGATCAGCAACCCTTTAATGCGGTTAGTACACCCTTTCACCTGTTTTTCGCCTCCCCGGTTGGACCCCATCCGGTGGATTCAGCGGTCACATCTGTAGGCAATACCGCCACAGGTGATGCCGAGTTCCGTTCCCTCTTTCCCATGCCCTTTGGCTCTAATGCCGACTTACGGTTATACAATGGGAAAGATGAGCCGGTTCAGCTATCCTACAATATCAGGTTCGTTGAAGAGCCCCAGATTAAAGAACACCTAGCCAACGGGGAAATTGGTCACTTTTACGCCACCTATCACCAAGAAAAACCAACGACACCGGGACGAGACTATACAGTACTAAAAACCGACGGGTATGGAAAACTTGTGGGTGTGAGTATGAAGCTAGTTGGCGCCGGTGATTGTGGCTACCTTGAGGGCGATGAGCGCATCTGTGTAGATGGACTGCACACACCAAGCATCTATGGTACAGGAACCGAGGATCATTTTGGCGGTGCCTGGTACTTCAACAGGGGCCCCTTTACCCTTCCTTTCTACGGTGCCCCAAGCCATAGCGCTATTGAAGGTCGCTATATCAGTAGTGTGTATCGATTCTTCTTGCCAGATCCTGTTTCTTTCCGCTCGGGTATCTCCTATACCCTAGAGCACGGCGGTCTCAATGATGTACCCGGAGATTATGAAAGTACCGTCTTTTGGTACGGGCTAGCGGGCAACGGCCTCATCCTATCGGATCGCCTATTACCCGGGGATGAGACAGATCGCCGGGCCCATCATTGGCAAGGTAAGGTCGAGGAGTTCACCCTTAACTCGGCCTTCGAAGGACCCGTGGATCGAGACTTCATGACGAAAACAGGGACCACTGGTCAAGAGACAACCAGTTTCAAACTAAGGATCGAATCAGCCAACCAAGGCGTGCTCCTACGAAGAACCAGCGATCAAGCCACGGCACAGGAGGCCGATATCAATGTAGATGGCGCTTTCGTAGGTACATGGTTCAATCCTGAAACAAACCGAAACCATCGATTTGCAGACAGTGACTTCTTTATTCCCAAAGCCTTTACCGAAGGAAAGACCGAGATCACCGTAGAGATCGTCCCCAAGGGTCCCTGGACTGCTTTCCTCTACGAGACACATAGTCTCATAAAGCCAGAGATTGATCTAGTAAAGCCTGATGCTATTACGGATCTTGTCCTAGACAAACAGGAGGGGAAACTAATCTTGCGCTGGAGCCCTTCCGCCACAGCTAAGAGTTATCGTATCTACCGGGCACTAACCCCTGACTTTGCCCCCGGGCCCTGGCTCCAAGTTGGGCAGAGTTATTCTTCCCAGTGGCAGGGAAGCCCTGTGCCCCTTGCCGATACAGAGTATTATCGGGTAGTAGCAGTAAGCGGTTTTGGTGTCGAGTCCGCTCCTTCCGCGGCGGTGGAGCATATGACCGATAGAACAATCTGGGTCGAAGGTGAAGCATTACAGGACATTAACGCCGATGCCCCCTTTGAGATCCAAGGAATGGATTGGGTGGGTCCCTACTGGAGCAAAGATAAACATCTTTTCTTCAAACCCACAGAAGAGGGACAATGGCTTGAAGGCACATTTCATGTCCCCAACACCGGGACATACGAAGTAGCCGTTTACTTCACCAAAGCACCGGATTATGGCAAGATTAACCTACTTATTGATGACCAGCAAATAGGAGAACCCTGGGACGGATATGCCGGTGGTGTATTGCGGAGTGACCGTTTGGTCCTCGGTCAGATTCACCTAGAATCGGGGGTCCATAGACTTCGTCTAGAGGCAGCCGGAAAAAACCCAAGCGCTAGGGGCTACTTCGCAGGACTAGATGCGTGTGAGTTGGTACTACAAAACTAA
- a CDS encoding acyltransferase, which translates to MDNTRTQYIPELDYLRGVSIIGVLLIHVVSEIVWTGRGSHANRNYAMFWNQWSRFCVPIFIFISGLLLTYRYRLKGFPYYRYVKRRWIDLFVPYMFWTLLSILNLHKWGHIYPQWVRNTVLTGGGYYFQLYFIPLIFQFHLLSPIWLYLADDTRKRAFAVLAVLFNLCYLGYYELIFLRILPESSFSRVIFNNIQQRFLAWIGYFALGCLVGTNLDGFRQWVQRLPWWHLGAFYGISLGLLFWDYHYSVLVTRNLMNPGENFMRPVVFLYSVATALLLWKVATIHKSRLLRSIGDLSFGIYLVHVAIRNILKKFAEGFFFSNWAGASLASLLVLALSYALVWLVSKDEDGWIIVGKTSGRKRRGKAISS; encoded by the coding sequence ATGGACAATACGCGAACCCAGTACATACCTGAGCTGGATTACTTGCGGGGAGTCAGTATCATCGGGGTGCTGTTAATCCACGTCGTTTCCGAGATTGTCTGGACAGGACGGGGCTCGCATGCCAACAGGAATTACGCCATGTTCTGGAATCAGTGGTCTCGCTTCTGCGTACCTATCTTCATTTTCATTTCCGGTTTATTGCTTACTTACCGCTACCGACTGAAGGGTTTTCCATATTACAGATATGTCAAGCGTCGCTGGATAGACCTTTTTGTGCCGTACATGTTCTGGACACTACTCAGTATTCTCAACCTACATAAGTGGGGACATATCTACCCGCAGTGGGTACGGAACACAGTCCTGACCGGCGGAGGATACTACTTCCAGCTGTATTTCATCCCACTGATCTTTCAGTTCCACCTACTCAGCCCGATTTGGCTGTATCTTGCCGATGATACGCGCAAGCGAGCTTTCGCCGTACTAGCCGTGCTTTTTAACCTCTGTTACCTCGGGTATTATGAGCTGATCTTCTTGAGGATTCTTCCCGAAAGCAGTTTCTCCAGGGTGATCTTTAACAACATCCAACAACGGTTTCTAGCGTGGATCGGGTATTTCGCTCTAGGGTGTTTGGTCGGCACCAACCTAGACGGCTTTCGTCAATGGGTACAGCGCCTACCATGGTGGCACCTAGGAGCGTTCTATGGGATCAGTCTAGGACTGTTGTTTTGGGACTACCATTATTCAGTACTAGTTACCAGGAACCTTATGAACCCAGGGGAAAACTTCATGCGCCCGGTAGTCTTCCTTTACTCTGTGGCCACCGCCTTACTCCTTTGGAAAGTGGCAACAATACACAAGTCACGGCTCCTTCGTTCTATCGGGGATCTCTCCTTCGGAATCTACCTCGTCCATGTCGCTATCCGGAACATCCTGAAGAAATTTGCAGAGGGTTTTTTCTTCTCCAATTGGGCAGGGGCATCGCTAGCCTCTCTGCTGGTGTTGGCCCTCTCCTATGCGTTGGTCTGGTTAGTTAGCAAGGATGAAGATGGCTGGATCATCGTGGGCAAGACGAGTGGCAGAAAGCGCAGAGGAAAGGCCATATCTTCCTGA
- a CDS encoding ATP-grasp domain-containing protein: protein MDVLITYNTPVNRADQHYLAHAGVMQEVRDVGRACVELGYRFKVLGIGRNLSEELKRLADTSVDVVFNLCESIRESSKAQALFTGYLELLGMKFTGSDSIGIFNAVNKAVSYALLADGGLPVPTTWPLTAWEEVDIFPVLVKPVAEDGSIGIWQDSIANSPVELRGIFEGKADPAFWLIQQYLDGREFYVSILEDEPLRTLALAEAAFAEMPPGYRPILSYDAKWTEGSVEQKAYRRVCPAQIGQDEATRFEDLATRAFKIIGLRHYGRVDIRLDQAGQPYLIDVNANPDITKGQGFPFAAEVAGITYPELIDCLLKLALQDKKTGPWS, encoded by the coding sequence ATGGATGTTCTTATCACATATAATACGCCTGTCAATAGAGCGGACCAACACTACCTGGCCCATGCCGGGGTAATGCAGGAGGTCCGGGATGTAGGCCGCGCCTGTGTGGAACTAGGCTATCGATTCAAGGTGTTGGGAATTGGTAGAAACCTGTCCGAGGAGCTAAAACGCCTAGCTGATACCAGTGTTGATGTGGTGTTTAATCTATGTGAGAGTATTAGGGAAAGTAGTAAAGCCCAGGCTTTGTTTACGGGCTACCTTGAGCTTCTGGGCATGAAGTTCACCGGTTCCGATAGTATCGGTATCTTCAATGCGGTAAACAAGGCGGTATCCTATGCCCTCCTGGCTGACGGGGGATTGCCAGTACCCACAACTTGGCCCTTAACCGCCTGGGAAGAGGTGGACATATTCCCTGTACTAGTTAAGCCTGTAGCTGAAGATGGTAGCATTGGGATCTGGCAAGATAGTATAGCCAACAGCCCCGTGGAACTACGAGGCATATTCGAGGGGAAAGCGGATCCTGCCTTTTGGTTGATTCAGCAATACCTGGACGGACGGGAGTTTTACGTTAGTATTCTAGAGGACGAACCCCTACGGACCCTAGCCCTAGCCGAGGCTGCCTTTGCCGAGATGCCGCCGGGGTATCGACCGATTCTATCCTACGATGCAAAGTGGACCGAAGGATCGGTTGAACAGAAAGCCTACCGACGCGTTTGCCCAGCACAGATCGGTCAGGATGAGGCCACCCGGTTTGAGGATTTAGCTACAAGAGCCTTCAAGATCATTGGTCTAAGGCATTACGGCAGGGTAGACATACGCCTTGATCAAGCTGGCCAACCCTACCTGATTGATGTCAATGCCAATCCGGATATTACCAAGGGGCAAGGGTTTCCCTTTGCGGCAGAGGTTGCGGGAATTACCTATCCCGAGCTTATAGACTGTTTACTCAAACTAGCCCTACAAGATAAAAAGACTGGTCCCTGGTCATAG
- a CDS encoding bifunctional homocysteine S-methyltransferase/methylenetetrahydrofolate reductase, which yields MSLDFRRGIQEQVLLADGAMGTMLIEAGVPVGSCLEELVLSKPLLVQDIHNQYIEQGAQVIQAHTFGANEIKLARFGLADRVHEINHKAVEIARKAAYNRVYVAGSLGPTGKLLSPLGPLSLEEAYQVYANQIQALIEAGIDLLIIETMSQPKEAVQAVRAARDLDPKLPIICQMSFLEDGKTVMGTTPQGMLDELANTGVDVLGVNCGAGVQALINVLHMLQSLTDLPLSIQPNAGLPQLVDGRTYYYSSPAYFASKVPEFVACGARLIGGCCGTTPEHIRAMEQALHIKPHISVSTGIVQVTETTPESVPSHQDESAFARKLGSEFVTTVEIDPPKGTNLSKVYEGVKLLLDCGVDAINISDSPMARVRLSPIAIGHHLLEELDTESILHFTCRDRNLLGIQSELLGAHALGLRNILALTGDPPSIGDHPDASGVFDVDSLGLVRIISALNQGTDLAGNPLDRKTNFCIGVAANPAAVNLDREIERLEGKIQAGAHFVQTQPIYDLKLLQRFLKSIQHLQIPVLVGVLPLFSVRNMEFLHNEVPGIVIPEGIQERMYRAKQGDQAQVGISISREFTAEAKGLVQGVYFMPPLGRYSMVVEILKP from the coding sequence ATGTCCTTAGATTTCCGTAGAGGTATCCAAGAACAGGTTTTGCTAGCCGATGGTGCCATGGGCACCATGTTAATTGAAGCCGGTGTACCAGTGGGCAGTTGTCTGGAAGAGTTGGTGCTAAGCAAGCCTCTCTTGGTGCAAGACATACACAATCAGTACATTGAACAAGGGGCCCAAGTAATCCAGGCCCACACTTTCGGAGCCAACGAGATTAAACTAGCCCGTTTCGGTCTTGCCGATAGGGTCCACGAGATCAACCACAAGGCCGTTGAGATTGCCCGTAAAGCAGCTTATAATCGGGTATATGTAGCCGGATCCCTCGGGCCAACCGGCAAGCTGCTTAGTCCTTTGGGTCCATTATCCTTAGAGGAAGCCTATCAAGTCTATGCTAACCAAATCCAAGCCCTAATTGAGGCCGGTATCGATCTTTTGATCATTGAGACCATGTCCCAACCAAAGGAAGCTGTTCAAGCGGTAAGGGCTGCAAGGGATTTGGACCCCAAACTACCCATTATCTGTCAAATGTCCTTTCTGGAAGACGGAAAGACCGTCATGGGCACCACTCCCCAAGGAATGCTGGATGAACTGGCAAACACAGGCGTAGACGTTTTGGGCGTAAACTGTGGCGCTGGCGTACAAGCACTAATCAACGTACTACATATGCTTCAGTCCTTGACTGACTTGCCTTTATCTATCCAGCCCAATGCCGGTTTGCCCCAACTTGTTGATGGGAGAACCTATTACTACTCATCACCGGCATACTTTGCCAGTAAAGTACCGGAATTTGTTGCCTGTGGAGCCCGTTTGATCGGAGGCTGCTGTGGAACAACACCTGAGCATATTCGTGCCATGGAGCAGGCTTTACACATAAAGCCACACATTTCCGTTAGCACAGGCATTGTCCAGGTGACTGAAACAACACCCGAGTCTGTCCCCAGCCACCAAGATGAATCGGCCTTTGCCCGTAAGCTTGGGAGCGAATTTGTTACTACTGTAGAGATCGATCCGCCTAAGGGAACCAACTTAAGTAAGGTCTATGAAGGAGTCAAGCTACTCCTGGATTGCGGTGTTGATGCGATCAACATCTCAGATAGCCCCATGGCTAGGGTCCGGCTAAGCCCTATCGCCATTGGACACCACCTCCTAGAGGAGCTAGACACGGAGTCTATTCTTCACTTCACCTGCAGGGACCGGAACCTACTAGGAATTCAGTCGGAGCTACTCGGAGCCCATGCTTTGGGTCTGCGGAACATATTGGCCTTAACCGGTGATCCACCATCCATTGGTGACCATCCCGATGCCAGCGGTGTCTTTGATGTTGACTCCCTGGGTCTTGTGAGAATCATTTCTGCCCTAAACCAAGGTACTGACCTTGCCGGGAATCCATTAGATCGAAAGACCAATTTCTGCATCGGTGTGGCGGCAAATCCCGCTGCGGTTAATCTGGATCGGGAAATTGAAAGGCTTGAGGGAAAAATACAGGCGGGAGCCCATTTTGTGCAGACCCAGCCGATCTATGACCTGAAATTACTGCAACGCTTTCTAAAGAGCATCCAGCATTTGCAAATTCCTGTCCTGGTCGGGGTGCTTCCTCTCTTTAGTGTCCGGAATATGGAGTTTTTGCACAATGAAGTACCGGGGATTGTCATTCCCGAAGGGATTCAGGAACGGATGTATCGTGCAAAACAAGGGGATCAGGCCCAAGTAGGGATTAGTATTTCCAGGGAATTCACTGCTGAGGCTAAGGGACTTGTACAAGGAGTGTACTTCATGCCACCCTTAGGCCGATACTCCATGGTTGTGGAGATTCTAAAACCCTAG
- a CDS encoding stage II sporulation protein P has product MKTTIIVLILIMFVCPARSGSVVNIYNEQDELLFQTGLEVGVGDLFLAPDNRKYQIHKILGATARAKYVETVNLDEVFPKEVFERGLLCGAKSDLVRHDKIGIYHTHNVESYLPTSGVETKPVGDVLQVGNTIAQWLRDQGLQVIHAKNNHAPMDGGAYYRSRRTATEIITAKVDALFDIHRDSPPAEVYAYQLEGLALTKILLVVGAENPLMRINEEFALALKHYADKEYPGLIRGMFYGRSTFNQDLHPRALLFEVGSVNNALAEAENGAKLMGQVVTAVLYGTEAGPLQRAERSQTIRLFTVLVLAAVVILFLADKARFRWLSWHLARLAYSIRTWLGSIRRR; this is encoded by the coding sequence ATGAAGACTACGATTATCGTTTTGATCTTGATCATGTTCGTATGTCCAGCCAGATCGGGATCAGTTGTAAACATCTACAACGAACAGGATGAGTTGCTTTTTCAAACGGGGCTAGAAGTGGGGGTGGGAGATCTGTTTCTAGCACCGGATAATCGTAAGTATCAGATCCATAAGATCCTTGGCGCCACTGCCCGGGCTAAATACGTGGAGACGGTTAACCTAGATGAGGTGTTTCCAAAGGAAGTGTTTGAGCGGGGACTGCTGTGCGGCGCAAAATCCGATCTAGTCCGCCACGATAAAATCGGAATCTATCATACCCATAATGTGGAATCCTACCTGCCCACCAGCGGTGTAGAGACCAAACCGGTGGGGGATGTTTTGCAGGTGGGAAACACCATTGCCCAGTGGTTACGGGACCAGGGATTGCAGGTGATTCATGCCAAGAACAACCACGCCCCGATGGATGGCGGGGCGTATTACCGGTCGAGGCGAACCGCCACGGAAATCATCACTGCCAAAGTTGATGCCCTCTTTGATATTCACCGGGACTCTCCTCCGGCAGAGGTCTATGCATACCAACTGGAAGGTTTGGCTCTAACCAAGATTCTGTTAGTCGTGGGTGCTGAAAATCCGCTGATGCGCATAAATGAGGAATTCGCCCTCGCATTAAAACACTATGCAGATAAGGAATACCCCGGGTTGATCCGCGGTATGTTCTACGGGAGATCCACTTTCAATCAAGACCTACATCCCCGGGCTCTGCTTTTTGAGGTGGGCTCGGTGAATAACGCCCTTGCCGAGGCGGAAAACGGGGCAAAACTCATGGGCCAGGTGGTGACCGCTGTACTATATGGAACTGAAGCTGGCCCTCTGCAAAGGGCTGAGAGAAGCCAAACCATACGTCTGTTTACTGTGTTGGTTCTCGCGGCGGTCGTGATTCTCTTTTTAGCCGATAAAGCTCGTTTTCGATGGCTTTCCTGGCACCTTGCGCGATTGGCCTATAGTATACGGACCTGGTTAGGGAGCATCCGAAGAAGGTAG